In Plasmodium brasilianum strain Bolivian I chromosome 12, whole genome shotgun sequence, the genomic window cacGCCTATAAGCACACATACAAGCAAACACACACGCTTACTCTTTTAATAGGTATAAAGGGAGACGATCTGGAAAGATTAAAGAGAAGGGTGAGAGAAGTGAAAGTAAATGATTACTCAGTACTGAACAAAGAAGACGGTAATAACGTAAAGGGAAAAGATGAAAAGAAGGATAGTTATACACATTTTCCAGTAAGTGAACATGAAAATGATGAACTGGATGATGAAGAAGATGACGAGGGAGTCGACAATGACGATGATGATGACGAGGAAGACGATGATGAGGATGACGAGGAAGACGATGATGACGACGAGGAAGACGATGATGAACAAAATGATTATGAGAATACTATGAAACATGagtttatttcaaaaaattgtagaaaaacactaatagaaaaaaaaacaaaagaagatatagaaaagaaaaaattggaaaaccTAAATGAGGAGAAAGAATTAAtcgaaatagaaaaaaaagaaaatgtaataaaagaAACATTAACTCAAGAAATGattgaagaaaaattaaagaacaaagaaaataatgtataCTCGTCAGAAGAAGATTTTGAAGATGATGAAAAAGATGAAGAATTAAATGAGGAAGAATATGAATTATGGAAAATAAGACACATGAACAGATTAAAAAGAGATGAACaagatagaaaaaaatatgaaattttaaaaatggaaattaaggaaagaaggaaaatgacagataaagaaataattgaagaaaataaaaaattaccacataaagaaaagaaaaaaaagaaaaaaatgttatttatgCAAAAGTATTATCATAGAGGAGGATTTTATCAAGATTTATTTGAAGAAGGAAAAGAAGAGATATATTTACGAGATTATAATGAACCTGTTTATGAAGATAGAAttgataaagaaaatttaccAAAAGTTTTGCAAGTAAGAAGAGGAAATTTTGGAAAACAAGGACAAACAAAGTATACCCATTTATTAGACAATGatacttcaaaaaaaaattccttaTGGAAAAACAATGATTCACTTTATCGCtccaaaaagaaaaaagactTGTTCGAGCGACCCacctacaaaaaaaaatgatgctTTCTATGAACGTAAAACGTGCTTCTGGCCATGCTTCCGGTGCGCACGTGTGTGTTGTACGGATTCATttaaacacatacatacatacgtacatacatacatacgtacatacatacatacatacatacgtacatacatacatacatacgtacatacatacatacatacgtacatacagacatacatacgtacatacagacatacatacgtacatacagacataaatacatatatatatatatgtttttatatgtatacatgaaTGCATGTTTGTGCGTATGCGTATGtactcttctttttttttggtgcTTTTTCCCCCCTTCCTTTTTGAGAACTTTTCGGGTGTTCAATCTCATTTTAATATTGTGTATTATACCGTCTTCCCTTTTTGTTTTACCATTTGTATGTGCCTTATATAgctgttatatatttttgttaatttaatgtattcctttttaatatttcctttttgatacatttctttttaatttattcaaattttgtttttttcattttattttaatttaacttACTGTTTAACTTATGTTTAACCTCACTGTTCTTTTATACCATTTCagttgtattttattatttttttttttttatcttaattttttgcaccccttttttaagaattaacaattatatacatattaaagaGGCTATGAcaaaaatttggaaaaattgataaatattTCCAGCCTTCTACTGTTTCAATATTTGCAAGTATTCAAGAAAAAATGGGgacaaacatatatttatctacgtatttttatatgccCATTTTTGTAGATATATAGAATATGTTTAaccaaaaatttaattaggaaattatatatttttttctttttttactgtgtgcaatttttattaactgttcaggaaaaaatacaaaaaataaaataaaatagtaaaataaaaaaatatttcaaaaagcCTCGAACATTctcaaaatttttcaaaaagctgcggaaattttcaaaatatttcaaaaaactTAGAAAAATGTTCGTAGGATGTTCAGAAATTTTATGTACAGTTCAGGAGAAAAGTTAAAAACAAGGAGTTCACAAGGAATACCTAAATAAAGTATACTGATGTAAATTGAAAACGCAGGTACGTCTACTTGTAggtacacatatgtatatatgcacatatatacacacataacACATCAACATGCCCATGCATGCACGCGCTTTATGCGTTCTTTCCTCAGAAATACGCCATAAAATACCGCTCTCACATTTCCTCAGTCTCAAAAAACCGTGTGGATGTTCAGCATACGCCCCgtttcataaaaaatggagtatatggaagaataatttttattaggtATAACacaattttcaaaaaaataaataaagttgTCCAAAAAAAGATATGACCACATGAACAAATCATTTGCAAAAGGTAAGTGGAAAATTTCTTCACAAAATTTTTCTTGAAAAATCAAGCTATTACTCATTCGATTATAAAAGGCATTactaaaatacaaaataatggTAGAAACAATTCTACTAGGTGGTATGAGCTTATACGAACCGACTGCTGTTATGTACATGGAATAAGCATAAATTacatcaaaaataaaatataaaaatccAAAATGttccaaaaaaatataatatatcttgATTGCAGGATATTTCtttgaacaattttttaaattaataaaatagacATAAGTTAATTCAGAATATGTccaataattattataattgattggtaataattttaatatttccatCTGTTTATTTGAAATTTCTATACATGTATAGTTCACTTTGttatttctaaatttatttacaaaatacaGTATGTcatttaaatacataatactTGTTCCATTAAACACTTGAGTTTTAATTAATGCTAATAAAACTGAACATATGATaactaataatttaatttttttataatgatttttttcAGTCATTTCATTAATACGGTGCATGTAACaatcaaatataaaaacagatAATAAGAATGTTTCTGTTTTGTATGATAACCCATAACATatttcgtatatatatgataaatttaaTTGTCTTCCTTCTATAAAAGAATggattttatatataaaaattcttgatttttgaattattaattCCTCAAGATTAGGATTGTTtgaattttctttaaaatttaaaacatgtaaatgatttataaatccttttttatttttcattattttatatttcttaaataagttatatactttattatCTACTATGTTTTTAGActcattttcatatatatatttcatcagttcgtttttatcatataactgaaaacatgtattatatttgcTATCTATGACTTCCTTAAGTTCTAAGGTACCGATAAGATAATCATTAATAGAAAATGGTAAGTacgttaatatattttttaggaGGGTAAAAAGATGACTATAACTTACTTGAGTTATTAGACTTTTCACATAGTCGTCACCTACACCTCTACTTAATTGATGATTTAAGTTCTTACTAATActgttaataatttcataatttattttgctatCCTCTTTGTGGTGGTTCGATTCACTACGGATGTTCGCTTCattaccttttttatttagaacACCTTCATTTGCATAACTTCTGATGGcagaatttaatttattaaaagcaCCTGTACTGTTAATCCCAttgattttattattctctattttgttaattgcatatttatttttgatggGAAATTTTTGGTTATTATCAATGTTCTTACTtttctcatattttttttctattatttttttactaattattttttctgcaTTTCCGGTGCTCGAGCATATATTTGCCTTGACCATTTTTCGATTTTCTTGCCTGGATGGGGGTGTATGTGTATTATACGGGTATACCAGTGTATgagtataaatatgtaaggGTATACCTAAGTATATGATTTGTACCTATGTACGTGTATACCTCTTCACATGTACACCTTTTCACGTGTATACCGCGTGTGCTTGAGAAAGGGTACAGAGTTAGAATATTGTCCTCTTCACACAATACGCacatatattcaaaaatatgaacacatgcataaatatatatttgtgtacatgtttatttgtttgctTTTACAGTTATTGTCCGTTCATTCGTTAACCTATTAGTGTACTTAAGTGGTCAAATGTTTGTacaattatgtacatatatacacgtatattgTAAGCATATAGATTTTTctaagaaaatgaaaatttcattaaaaaaaaaaaaaaactcaacttttttgtttttctttaaaaatatttacatcatttatgcatatattttaataagaacattaaaaataaattgagtttaaaaatatgtacataagaggaaatgtatgaacataaatgtacatgcatacagatatacgtacatacatacgtgcatacatacgtgcatacatacgtgcatacatacgtgcatacatacgtgcatacatacgtgcatacatacgtgcatacttacgtacatacatatgtgcatacatacgtacatacatacgtatccATTTCACATATTAAATGCATTTCCGAATGAGCAGTGTGAAAAGCAAAGTATGCagttacttttattttctatgtCAAACTTTTatctttaataatatatatatatatataaataactcACATACTTTTTGGTCCTTTACTACATTTCGCTCATTGTTATGtgtcaaaatgaaaatatttcaaaaggATGAAACTAGGAAATAGAAATTTTAGAACATAAACTCGTTCACACGCTCGTTCGTTCGTACGCTCATGTGATATGATCAACCGATCAACCGATCAACCGATCAACCGATCATGAGTTCGAGCATATGTATGAATCTCTGTACGGAACATAAAAACGAACATATGAACATGTAAAAATGggtttttaaaattctaaGATAAATATtggttaaataaatatatatacacgtcagcgtatatttcatatgtacatacgtacgtacatacatgtataaatatatatatatatatatgtatatgtatatgtatgtatatgtacgtatatgtacatttctGCTTATTTTAACAGATCTTTCTCTGCATTTCCTAAAGTGAGGAATTTCCAAGAATGAATTcactattataataaatgcaACAATACATGCAtcgttataaatatatatccattTATTCTTGAGTGtctaacaaaatatatactcattttgaaataaatttttgaaaacttaaagaaaaaaatgctGCTCTTGATTGCAtcagaattaaaaaaaaaaaaaaaaaaaacttatgaatatgcatgtatatatatatatatatttatatagttGAAGTAGAAAAATATCAGAAATTTTCTCAAATATATGTCTATTATAAGATATGAACATAACAAAAAAggcattatttttaataatttttcttttatgtatttttaacaattctttaaattattcctaataatgaatataatcaTCAACATTTTTCAActgcattaatttttttttacacatttttatgttttattataatttttccattaccacctttttttttttttttttttttttttttttataaatgtttatatataaaaaagcatttcttaaaaatgaatataaacaATTCGTATCTTTGGTAGATCTTACTGGTTATATTGTATCATTAATGGCATaacgtaaaaaattttattaaaacttcctttcttcaaaaaatttcaatAATATAAGGATGAAGAATAAATTATGCTTTTCAGTATATTTATTCTCATTGTGCATGAAAGAGAAAGGGAGGAATTACCTAAATACTTTATGTTATGTTATTGTAACATGTATTTCTGCAGAGGAGGAGCTTACACATGCAGTGGGTGAAAAGTATCTCTATGTTCATATGCTTATGCATTCTTATACATGTTTATGCAtgcttatataaatatgcatatataaatatgcatatataaatatatatatataaatataaatatatatatatatacacagaTACATAAGCACCTGTGTATATTTCAGTAGATATAGATTTATCAAAAcgattattatttttatcctttttttttttcttttttttttttttttttgcgtgTGTTAACGaccatatacaaataattttatatgatttttcatttgattcattatttaaattgtgcacagttatatatatatcttctactcctttatatttttctatgagaagtttttcttttttttccctcccCCCCCTCACATTTCTTATGAATAGATATAAACCTTCTTCAACAAGTTAAATATTTGTTGAAATGGGTTACTTTTAAAATGCATGAACTGTTCATACacttttttaagaattttttcttccttttttttgatgCCATTTTTGCATAATTATGACAAAATTGtttctacaaaaaaaaaaaaaaaaaaatagtgaattttttttgaaaaataaataaaacaggATATAAATCCATTcgtatacataaacataagtataaaacatatatacatatattacaatatatgtgtgtgtaacTTGTATTTTTGcacttttcttttattttttttttttggggcTACATTTTAAGAATATACTACTTTTAGTTTATGTAGAATGGGCTTACTACTTACAAGAATTACATGAACAGGCAagctcatttttttttttttttttttttttttttttttgagtattattatgaaatatgATAGTAAAAATTGCCATCTTAAAATCGTGTAATAATAACTGCATTAAGAGAGTTGTACGGAGGAATCAAAACAAATAATGAAGggacaaaattaaatatcagcaaaaaagggaaaatcaGAATAGCAGCAAAAATGGAAGAACTAAAATAGTAgcagatataaaaataccGATAAATTATTGCACCATTTGTTACTTTCATCTccacataattttttatttctgtttttcACCCTTTCGTTAATACATGAAAATTGCTGCATTGTGTAAATTTTTGCAAAAGTtacttgaaattttttttttaatttctgtTCATCTGCCATATGGTAGAAAAAAGCAGTTTTCTGTGGGTATCTATGTATAAACAAGCATGTTTTATGCCAGTACTTCTGTACGTAtctgtatatatgcacatatataggtgtatgtatatacaaacagATATGTaggcatatacatatatatacatacatatacatatatatacatatatatacatatatatacatacgtatacatatatacacaactCCGTGCGTATGTGCATGTAAGGAGTGCACAAATAGGGAAATAAAGAAGTAGAAAAAATTCAAAGTTCCTTTCCcaaaacgaaaaaaacaaaaaatagaaacaagcaaaaaattgttaaattgttatttaataaaaaaagggaagtattaatatataactatatgcttcgttttgtaattttatgtatctttcaaatatttataaaaagatatcTCATAAGGCTCAAAGAAATGTACAGTTTATGCCATTTTTTAAtggtaaattttattattttattttttttttttgcaaaccTTTAGCTCATAAGGCTTAAAGTGTTTTCACTACTTTCGATAGTTCAAATGACCGTAAAACGAATAaggtgaaaaaataaaaataaagaattaaaaaattaaaaatatcaaaaaattaaagatattaaaaaattaaaaaaatgaaaaaaatgaaaaaaaatgaaaaaaataaaaaaaatgaaaaaaaatgaaaaaaatgaaaaaaatgaaaaaaaatgaaaaaaatgaaaaaaaatgaaaaaaaattaaaatacatttttgaaACGTACGAATAAAACGAATTCtatcaaaaagaaaagaagaaaaaatgaaaaatcgataaaaagaaaaaaaggaagatagATTTACGCTTAAATAGAAACGACAATTCTGCATTTAAAAGTGTACAAAGTAGTACAAAACAGAACGAAGCAGTAACTGTACATCAGTTTAACtccttttccattttttccgTCATACGGCAATTCTTGTTCCTTAAAATTTGTCAAGTTGGCCATGATGTTATCATGCTATGCGTGCATTCatattgtatacatatatatatacatttatgtatacggatatgtatacatttcaAGGTCATACTTTCCCGTATTTTCTCATAAACTTTTTAACAGTAACAACTGTTCCCCATTACGACTGATTA contains:
- a CDS encoding micro-fibrillar-associated protein; translation: MGTVNELLNYFTVNDDTNDLVNSDKEKKEKAVVRRYFPGKKPHYAKKINADDDDDDDDDDEEDDKEDDEEDDYDYDNQFNEELTEKLRKKEQEKKKKKKGVAHKDIETQSNKLNAIDNRYERLKNKSKKSPRKEWRIKGDDLERLKRRVREVKVNDYSVLNKEDGNNVKGKDEKKDSYTHFPVSEHENDELDDEEDDEGVDNDDDDDEEDDDEDDEEDDDDDEEDDDEQNDYENTMKHEFISKNCRKTLIEKKTKEDIEKKKLENLNEEKELIEIEKKENVIKETLTQEMIEEKLKNKENNVYSSEEDFEDDEKDEELNEEEYELWKIRHMNRLKRDEQDRKKYEILKMEIKERRKMTDKEIIEENKKLPHKEKKKKKKMLFMQKYYHRGGFYQDLFEEGKEEIYLRDYNEPVYEDRIDKENLPKVLQVRRGNFGKQGQTKYTHLLDNDTSKKNSLWKNNDSLYRSKKKKDLFERPTYKKK
- a CDS encoding hypothetical protein (conserved Plasmodium protein) gives rise to the protein MVKANICSSTGNAEKIISKKIIEKKYEKSKNIDNNQKFPIKNKYAINKIENNKINGINSTGAFNKLNSAIRSYANEGVLNKKGNEANIRSESNHHKEDSKINYEIINSISKNLNHQLSRGVGDDYVKSLITQVSYSHLFTLLKNILTYLPFSINDYLIGTLELKEVIDSKYNTCFQLYDKNELMKYIYENESKNIVDNKVYNLFKKYKIMKNKKGFINHLHVLNFKENSNNPNLEELIIQKSRIFIYKIHSFIEGRQLNLSYIYEICYGLSYKTETFLLSVFIFDCYMHRINEMTEKNHYKKIKLLVIICSVLLALIKTQVFNGTSIMYLNDILYFVNKFRNNKVNYTCIEISNKQMEILKLLPINYNNYWTYSELTYVYFINLKNCSKKYPAIKIYYIFLEHFGFLYFIFDVIYAYSMYITAVGSYKLIPPSRIVSTIILYFSNAFYNRMSNSLIFQEKFCEEIFHLPFANDLFMWSYLFLDNFIYFFENCVIPNKNYSSIYSIFYETGRMLNIHTVF